One Nicotiana sylvestris chromosome 12, ASM39365v2, whole genome shotgun sequence genomic window carries:
- the LOC104243758 gene encoding adenylyl-sulfate kinase 3-like, whose translation MSTVANPANIFWHDNLVGKTEREKLLNQQGCVVWITGLSGSGKSTIACSLGREFQARGKLSYILDGDNLRHGLNKNLGFSAESRAENIRRTGEVAKLFADAGLICIASLISPYRKDRDACRVLLPDKKFIEVFLNMPLQLCEERDPKGLYKLARAGKIKGFTGIDDPYEPPLNCEIEIQQKDGLVPAPNEMAGQVVSYMEDRGFLEA comes from the exons ATGTCTACAGTGGCCAATCCTGCAAACATATTCTGGCATGATAATCTAGTCGGTAAGACAGAAAGGGAAAAGCTGCTTAACCAACAGGGATGTGTTGTGTGGATTACAGGTCTCAGTGGATCAG GAAAAAGCACAATTGCATGTTCCCTAGGTAGAGAATTTCAGGCAAGGGGAAAGCTTTCGTACATTCTTGATGGTGACAACCTTAGGCATGGTCTGAACAAGAATCTTGGGTTCTCAGCAGAAAGCCGTGCTGAGAATATACGTAGGACTG GGGAAGTTGCAAAGCTCTTTGCGGATGCTGGATTAATTTGCATTGCAAGCCTGATATCTCCTTACAGAAAAGATCGAGATGCTTGTCGTGTGCTATTGCCAGATAAAAAGTTTATTGag GTTTTTCTGAATATGCCTCTACAATTGTGTGAAGAAAGAGATCCAAAAGGCCTCTACAAGCTAGCTCGTGCAGGAAAGATCAAAG GTTTTACTGGAATAGATGATCCTTATGAACCACCTTTGAATTGTGAG ATTGAAATACAACAAAAAGATGGACTAGTTCCTGCACCAAATGAAATGGCTGGGCAAGTAGTCTCTTATATGGAGGACAGAGGCTTTTTGGAAGCTTAG